The stretch of DNA TAACAAAAACCTCCAGGAGTGGGCGGTGCGCCAGGTGGTGGAGTACCTGCGGGAAGAGCTGGTTCCGGGCCTCGTTCTCACGGAGGAGGAGGCGGGGCGGATCTTGGACGGGGCGGCCAAGGCCCACCGCCAGGCGGCCCAGAGGGCGGCGGGCCGGGGCTCGGACTTCCACGCCTGGGCGGAGGCCTACCTGAAGGGCCTTTCGGCGCCCCTCCCTTCCGAGGAGCCCCTGCGGGTCATGGCCCAGGCCCTGGTGGAGTGGTGGGAAGGGAACGGGGGTAGGGCGGTGCGGGGGGAGGAGGCGGTCTTCCACCCCGAGCACTTCTACGCCGGGCGGGTGGACCTGGTGGCCCACTTTGGGGGGCGGCTCATCGTGGTGGACCTGAAGACTTCCTCCCGGGTGTACCCGGAGCACCTCCTTCAGGTGGGGGCCTATGTCCTGGCCCTCCAGGCGGAGGGGGTGGCCGTGAAGGGGGGGATGGTCCTTTCCCTGGGGGACGGCCTTAAGCCGGTGGAGGTTCCCGTGGAGGAGGCGGCGGGGGCCTTCCTGGGGCTCCTCCAGGCCTGGCGGTTCGTGAGGGGCTTGGGCTTACCCTGAATTCTAAGCAATAACTT from Thermus brockianus encodes:
- a CDS encoding PD-(D/E)XK nuclease family protein: MYQDWLFKDHPSGWRLRYKRGGGGYEASLDGMNWQPVPSVTQITGLLNKNLQEWAVRQVVEYLREELVPGLVLTEEEAGRILDGAAKAHRQAAQRAAGRGSDFHAWAEAYLKGLSAPLPSEEPLRVMAQALVEWWEGNGGRAVRGEEAVFHPEHFYAGRVDLVAHFGGRLIVVDLKTSSRVYPEHLLQVGAYVLALQAEGVAVKGGMVLSLGDGLKPVEVPVEEAAGAFLGLLQAWRFVRGLGLP